The following are encoded together in the Streptomyces sp. NBC_00341 genome:
- a CDS encoding acyl-CoA dehydrogenase family protein has translation MDFAFDARTEELRAKLLTFMDEHVHPAERTAQEQREGLASPWDTPQVVEDLKAEARRQGLWNLFLPDAEYGAGLTNLQYAPLAEILGRSPQLAPTALNCAAPDTGNMEVLAQFGTDAQKKQWLEPLLAGEIRSAFAMTEPEVASSDATNIETRITRDGEDYVINGRKWYISGAMNPDCAIFIVMGKTDPDGDDIRRQQSQILVPRDTPGLTVKRAMKVYGYEDHYHGGHAEVLFDNVRVPATNLVGEEGGGFAIAQARLGPGRIHHCMRLIGMAERAIELMCRRAVSRTAFGKPLAQQGVVQNWIADARVQVEQLRLLVLKTAWLMDTVGNRGAHTEIQSIKIATPRAVVSILDQAVQLYGAGGVSQDFPLAELWAAARTLRLADGPDEVHQRSLARREIKKYL, from the coding sequence ATGGACTTCGCATTCGACGCCCGTACCGAAGAGCTGCGGGCCAAGCTGCTCACCTTCATGGACGAGCACGTCCACCCGGCGGAGCGGACCGCGCAGGAGCAGCGGGAGGGGCTCGCGTCGCCGTGGGACACCCCGCAGGTCGTCGAGGACCTCAAGGCCGAGGCGCGCAGGCAGGGGCTGTGGAACCTCTTCCTGCCGGACGCCGAGTACGGCGCCGGGCTGACCAACCTCCAGTACGCCCCGCTGGCCGAGATCCTGGGCCGCTCACCGCAGTTGGCGCCGACCGCGCTGAACTGCGCGGCGCCGGACACCGGGAACATGGAGGTGCTCGCCCAGTTCGGCACCGACGCGCAGAAGAAGCAGTGGCTGGAGCCGCTGCTGGCGGGTGAGATCCGGTCCGCGTTCGCGATGACGGAGCCGGAGGTGGCGTCGTCGGACGCGACCAACATCGAGACCCGGATCACCCGTGACGGCGAGGACTACGTCATCAACGGGCGCAAGTGGTACATCTCCGGGGCGATGAACCCGGACTGCGCGATCTTCATCGTGATGGGCAAGACCGACCCGGACGGCGACGACATCCGCCGTCAGCAGTCGCAGATCCTCGTCCCGCGCGACACCCCGGGGCTGACGGTGAAGCGCGCCATGAAGGTCTACGGCTACGAGGACCACTACCACGGCGGCCACGCCGAGGTGCTCTTCGACAACGTGCGGGTGCCCGCGACGAACCTGGTGGGCGAGGAGGGCGGCGGTTTCGCCATCGCCCAGGCACGGCTGGGACCGGGCCGCATCCACCACTGCATGCGGCTGATCGGCATGGCGGAGCGCGCCATCGAGCTGATGTGCCGGCGCGCGGTGTCCCGCACCGCCTTCGGCAAGCCGCTCGCCCAGCAGGGCGTGGTGCAGAACTGGATCGCGGACGCCCGGGTCCAGGTGGAGCAGTTGCGGCTGCTGGTGCTGAAGACGGCCTGGCTGATGGACACGGTGGGCAACCGGGGCGCGCACACCGAGATCCAGTCCATCAAGATCGCCACTCCGCGTGCGGTGGTCTCCATCCTCGACCAGGCGGTCCAGCTGTACGGCGCGGGCGGCGTCAGCCAGGACTTCCCGCTGGCCGAACTGTGGGCGGCGGCGCGGACGCTGCGGCTGGCGGACGGCCCGGACGAGGTGCACCAGCGGTCGCTGGCCCGCCGGGAGATCAAGAAGTACCTGTAG
- a CDS encoding HEAT repeat domain-containing protein, whose amino-acid sequence MRTPAGQELHTLGREIGQEDPGQRHTALVRLTELVATRPPSDGEMDTLAGLLPQSLTGPPEADLLLARLYERLGHRLTDRPRPRWRAAGHLPATVRIAWLRADVLHDPAVLRDETPGELLYQAVRELDISVTHRPGPLVDELADSGDPVLRAEALRLAREALHTGLLAPATVREKLIGLLAADSAPVVAGALGALAEPWAAAAPLPPGLLAPFLGPEPVRERPPVAEAALVAAARHGHRELLRRVVEDPRLTPGLRRSGMELLGELADRDDIGALTAAATRDPLLLGGPAVACLRGLHRRGHFPDDDQVPALVGLALADHSIPARDVATVLYTSRNEALKVLTNAPAADPAWPRRLALLVALAGQGAGDLPAGDAVTRLLPSAPSPVPFLEAIRALRHTDAEEAVIALLPSAPAAALDTLEAIGGEPTVRALREGLGLSTGGTAPHLRPVRGRALELLWQLNRDPALRRALLARLDPVDLPPRVAAGLGGPDAAELALLSSHLDPDAPVAALCRLAAHGDAATLPVIADLLSRIVADLAASRSPDAAPRTGEHGQPAGEPVVPQDVLDAMTALGRRLHERGAIRPVCLLDATDAQEAGHALVASTALDLLDGPARSDDERVVLLELLLRADWTGTRARVYRLLRHRDRHVRKHVIALLAHDATGEDTQALSASLTALTRAQDIQTVRQALLALGQVRAHWASGAISACLDHPNMNIRKTAADALVRAGSPQAVPKLLAMLGQDGNPGLRESLVAALRAVLRDAYPATLVAAAEHSQDDATRRRLLVGLHGVVTARSVRALDEQRSPVAYPLLTLVAARAVALADGSVTDLAPAMTAHGITVPASDPAAEAGTDRDIEALVTGGWDQGTALRLVARDEPLGSLRAQRLRPMLADWLALAGSRPGTGAPVMRFTLRLCSWSLSRPELTVLARSFPLLLDALADARDADRHALIGVLEAAAPLLAATGRPAAVTAVRALAPAPAVPGRSTLTLLRRLGAIPVRADLDRALAEARLCAEPARAATDVLREAFAVTEPAPATAPGPDAARAWRSALADAVREPGALAEFRRTDDGTVPSRIRLAALIEAHNGAAPGVRSALVDWMTRLQPLDAPPWTLAESARAPEPAPRRVHADDLDQPRSAALRERLLTMLGSAEAGRRQTAAEALARWPEPEARLAVLRAYLTGRIARPAAADVGGALGAISVSELRGDAIRRDRVAEAAAGLEPQERQRLVPLLLEWWEHTPPASAGAVTDVLRAHPADALAEALGDRLDAGAWGFLDLLTGRRLLRTPALTRARHRLRTEGRDELADRIVLVDGPLRGPDAGRQDAAALAALRDRDAARPAATRRPRTRRELMDLAATGAPEQICRALTELSEAHTGPGPDRDPRLVDLLGELLTHPRPRVRLRAHRTARAMLDRTEYLRRTGQLLDDPRPDVVRMALRTLCRAGWEPAFPAVTGLLRHPHATVRDAAAEALAGLGGAAVPALRHAAARARPDRRPLYTDLLDRIGADEH is encoded by the coding sequence ATGCGGACGCCGGCCGGACAAGAGCTGCACACCCTGGGACGAGAGATCGGGCAGGAGGACCCCGGGCAGCGTCACACGGCACTGGTCCGGCTGACCGAACTCGTCGCCACCCGCCCCCCGTCCGACGGGGAGATGGACACACTCGCCGGACTGCTGCCCCAGTCCCTCACCGGACCGCCGGAGGCCGACCTCCTGCTGGCCCGGCTCTACGAGCGGCTCGGCCACCGGCTGACGGACCGCCCCCGGCCCCGGTGGCGCGCGGCCGGCCACCTTCCGGCGACGGTACGCATCGCCTGGCTGCGCGCCGATGTGCTCCACGACCCGGCCGTCCTCCGCGACGAGACCCCGGGCGAGCTCCTGTACCAGGCCGTGCGCGAGCTGGACATCAGCGTCACGCACCGGCCGGGCCCGCTGGTGGACGAGCTGGCGGACAGCGGCGATCCGGTGCTCAGGGCCGAGGCGCTGCGACTGGCCCGCGAGGCACTGCACACCGGACTGCTGGCCCCGGCGACGGTCCGGGAGAAGCTGATCGGACTGCTGGCGGCGGACAGCGCCCCGGTCGTCGCGGGCGCGCTCGGCGCACTCGCCGAACCATGGGCGGCGGCGGCCCCGCTGCCGCCCGGCCTCCTCGCCCCGTTCCTGGGCCCGGAGCCGGTACGGGAACGGCCCCCGGTGGCCGAAGCCGCCCTCGTGGCCGCCGCCCGCCACGGCCACCGCGAACTGCTGCGCCGGGTCGTCGAGGACCCCCGGCTGACGCCCGGCCTGCGCCGGAGCGGGATGGAACTGCTCGGTGAACTGGCGGACCGCGACGACATCGGCGCCCTGACGGCCGCCGCCACCCGCGATCCGCTGCTGCTCGGCGGCCCGGCCGTGGCCTGCCTGCGCGGGCTCCACCGCCGGGGGCACTTCCCGGACGACGACCAGGTCCCCGCCCTCGTCGGCCTCGCCCTCGCCGATCACTCCATCCCGGCCCGCGACGTGGCGACCGTCCTCTACACCTCCCGGAACGAGGCGCTCAAGGTACTGACAAACGCCCCGGCCGCGGATCCGGCCTGGCCGCGACGGCTCGCCCTGCTCGTCGCGCTGGCCGGACAGGGGGCGGGCGACCTCCCGGCCGGGGACGCCGTCACCCGCCTACTGCCCTCCGCGCCCTCACCCGTGCCCTTCCTCGAAGCGATCCGCGCCCTGCGCCACACAGACGCGGAAGAAGCCGTCATCGCCCTGCTTCCCTCGGCACCGGCCGCTGCCCTGGACACCCTGGAGGCGATCGGCGGCGAACCGACGGTACGGGCCCTGCGCGAAGGGCTGGGCCTCAGCACCGGCGGGACGGCGCCCCACCTGCGCCCCGTGCGCGGCCGGGCCCTCGAACTCCTCTGGCAGCTGAATCGGGATCCGGCCCTGCGCCGCGCCCTGCTCGCCCGGCTCGACCCCGTCGATCTGCCGCCGCGCGTCGCGGCCGGACTCGGCGGACCGGACGCCGCCGAACTGGCGCTGCTCAGCTCCCACCTGGACCCGGACGCGCCGGTGGCGGCGCTGTGCCGGCTCGCCGCCCACGGCGACGCCGCGACCCTCCCGGTCATCGCGGACCTGCTGTCGCGCATCGTGGCGGACCTGGCCGCTTCGCGGAGCCCGGACGCGGCGCCCCGGACCGGGGAGCACGGGCAGCCGGCCGGTGAGCCCGTGGTGCCGCAGGACGTCCTGGACGCCATGACCGCCCTCGGCCGCCGGCTCCACGAGCGGGGCGCGATCCGGCCCGTCTGCCTGCTCGACGCCACGGACGCCCAGGAGGCCGGGCACGCCCTGGTCGCGAGCACGGCACTGGACCTCCTCGACGGCCCCGCACGCTCCGACGACGAGCGGGTGGTCCTGCTCGAACTGCTGCTCAGGGCGGACTGGACGGGCACCCGCGCACGGGTGTACCGACTGCTGCGCCACCGCGACCGGCACGTACGCAAGCACGTCATCGCCCTGCTCGCCCACGACGCCACCGGGGAGGACACCCAGGCACTCTCGGCGTCCCTGACCGCCCTGACCAGGGCCCAGGACATCCAGACCGTCCGGCAGGCCCTGCTCGCCCTGGGCCAGGTCCGGGCCCACTGGGCGAGCGGCGCGATCTCCGCCTGCCTCGACCACCCGAACATGAACATCAGGAAGACCGCGGCCGATGCGCTGGTCAGGGCGGGCTCACCGCAGGCCGTCCCGAAGCTCCTGGCCATGCTCGGGCAGGACGGCAACCCCGGTCTGCGCGAGTCCCTCGTCGCGGCCCTGCGCGCCGTCCTCCGCGACGCCTACCCGGCCACCCTGGTCGCCGCCGCCGAGCACAGCCAGGACGACGCCACCCGGCGACGGCTGCTGGTGGGCCTGCACGGTGTGGTCACCGCGCGCTCGGTGCGCGCACTGGACGAGCAGCGGTCCCCGGTGGCGTACCCGCTACTCACCCTGGTGGCCGCCCGCGCGGTCGCACTGGCCGACGGCTCCGTGACGGATCTGGCGCCGGCCATGACCGCGCACGGGATCACCGTCCCGGCCTCAGACCCCGCCGCGGAGGCCGGGACGGACCGCGACATCGAGGCCCTGGTGACCGGGGGCTGGGACCAGGGGACCGCACTGCGCCTCGTGGCGCGGGACGAGCCGCTGGGTTCCCTGCGCGCCCAACGGCTGCGCCCGATGCTGGCCGACTGGCTCGCGCTCGCGGGCTCGCGTCCAGGGACCGGGGCCCCGGTCATGCGGTTCACGCTGAGGCTCTGTTCCTGGTCCCTGAGCCGCCCGGAACTCACCGTGCTCGCCCGGTCGTTCCCGCTCCTGCTGGACGCGCTGGCCGACGCCCGCGACGCGGACCGGCACGCGCTGATCGGCGTACTCGAAGCGGCGGCGCCGCTGCTGGCGGCCACCGGGAGACCGGCCGCCGTCACCGCGGTCCGCGCCCTGGCCCCCGCACCGGCGGTGCCGGGCCGCTCCACGCTGACACTGCTGCGCCGCCTCGGCGCGATACCGGTCCGCGCCGACCTCGACCGCGCCCTCGCGGAGGCCCGGCTCTGCGCAGAGCCCGCGCGGGCCGCGACCGACGTGCTCCGGGAGGCCTTCGCGGTAACGGAGCCCGCGCCCGCCACCGCACCCGGGCCGGACGCGGCACGGGCCTGGCGGTCCGCGCTGGCCGACGCGGTCCGGGAGCCGGGCGCACTGGCGGAGTTCCGCCGCACGGACGACGGCACCGTCCCCTCCCGGATCCGGCTGGCCGCCCTGATCGAGGCGCACAACGGCGCCGCCCCCGGGGTCCGGTCCGCCCTCGTCGACTGGATGACCCGGCTCCAGCCCCTGGACGCGCCGCCCTGGACCCTCGCGGAGAGCGCCCGCGCACCGGAGCCGGCCCCGCGCCGGGTCCACGCCGACGACCTGGACCAGCCGCGCTCCGCCGCCCTGCGGGAGCGGCTGCTCACCATGCTCGGCTCGGCGGAGGCGGGGCGCCGGCAGACCGCGGCCGAGGCGCTGGCGCGGTGGCCGGAGCCGGAGGCCCGACTGGCGGTGCTGCGCGCGTACCTGACCGGACGGATCGCCCGGCCCGCCGCAGCCGACGTGGGCGGCGCGCTCGGCGCCATCAGTGTGAGCGAACTCCGGGGCGACGCGATCCGGCGCGACCGGGTGGCGGAAGCGGCCGCGGGGCTCGAACCGCAGGAGCGGCAACGGCTCGTCCCGCTGCTGCTGGAGTGGTGGGAGCACACGCCGCCCGCCTCGGCCGGGGCCGTCACCGACGTGCTCCGCGCCCATCCCGCCGACGCGCTGGCCGAAGCGTTGGGCGACCGGCTCGACGCCGGGGCCTGGGGATTCCTGGACCTGCTCACCGGTCGCCGGCTCCTGCGCACCCCGGCGCTCACGCGGGCCCGCCACCGGCTGCGTACCGAAGGGCGCGACGAACTCGCGGACCGGATCGTCCTGGTGGACGGGCCGTTGCGGGGGCCGGACGCCGGACGGCAGGACGCGGCTGCCCTGGCCGCACTCCGCGACCGGGACGCGGCCCGTCCCGCCGCGACGCGGCGCCCCCGAACCCGGCGTGAGCTGATGGACCTGGCCGCGACCGGCGCCCCCGAGCAGATCTGCCGGGCGCTCACCGAGCTGTCCGAGGCGCACACCGGCCCCGGACCGGACCGGGACCCGCGCCTGGTCGACCTGCTCGGTGAGCTGCTGACGCACCCCAGGCCCCGGGTCCGGCTGCGGGCCCACCGCACCGCGCGCGCGATGCTCGACCGGACGGAGTACCTGCGCCGCACCGGGCAGTTGCTGGACGACCCCCGGCCGGACGTGGTGCGCATGGCCCTGCGCACGCTCTGCCGGGCGGGCTGGGAGCCGGCGTTCCCCGCCGTCACCGGACTGCTCCGGCACCCGCACGCGACCGTGCGCGACGCGGCGGCCGAGGCGCTGGCCGGGCTGGGCGGGGCGGCGGTCCCCGCGCTCCGGCACGCCGCCGCCCGCGCCCGGCCCGACCGGCGGCCCCTGTACACGGACCTGCTGGACCGGATCGGGGCCGACGAGCACTGA
- a CDS encoding LysR family transcriptional regulator has product MEIRQLRHFMAVITHGSFTAAARAELIVQSALSTSVRNLERELGADLFDRTGRRVVLTEAGRALLPSARTVLAGTDAARDAVAAVSELATGRVRIGTIQTLTCVDLAAELAAFHRLWPGVQISLREATTPELLAGLLAGELDLGFLAPDAAGLPDGLAAFASWQEDLVLITAPGHRLATAGRTLVKDLAGEPFVDFRAGTGLETAVRRLAAHCGLERRITCDVTQIRLLVDLVRAGIGVAIVPRRIGEDAGLPCVSIRQPEPGRTVMLAGRTPRPRNPAAVALLDRLAGGGGPE; this is encoded by the coding sequence ATGGAGATTCGCCAGCTCCGCCACTTCATGGCGGTCATCACGCACGGCAGCTTCACCGCCGCCGCCCGCGCCGAACTGATCGTGCAGTCCGCGCTGAGCACGTCCGTGCGCAATCTCGAACGGGAGCTGGGCGCCGACCTGTTCGACCGCACCGGCCGCCGGGTGGTGCTGACCGAGGCGGGCCGGGCGCTGCTGCCGTCGGCGCGGACGGTCCTCGCGGGGACGGACGCGGCGCGCGACGCGGTGGCCGCCGTCTCCGAGCTGGCCACCGGCCGGGTGCGGATCGGCACCATCCAGACGCTGACCTGCGTGGATCTGGCCGCCGAGCTCGCCGCCTTCCACCGGCTGTGGCCCGGGGTGCAGATCTCCCTGCGCGAGGCGACGACCCCGGAGCTGCTGGCGGGGCTGCTCGCCGGTGAGCTGGACCTCGGCTTTCTGGCGCCGGACGCCGCCGGACTCCCGGACGGCCTCGCGGCGTTCGCGTCCTGGCAGGAGGACCTGGTCCTGATCACCGCCCCAGGTCACCGGCTGGCGACGGCCGGGCGCACCCTGGTCAAGGACCTCGCCGGGGAGCCGTTCGTGGACTTCCGGGCCGGTACCGGTCTGGAGACGGCGGTGCGGCGGCTGGCCGCGCACTGTGGTCTGGAGCGCCGGATCACCTGCGATGTCACCCAGATCCGGCTGCTGGTGGATCTCGTACGGGCCGGCATCGGTGTGGCGATCGTGCCGCGCCGGATCGGTGAGGATGCCGGGCTGCCGTGTGTGAGCATCCGGCAGCCGGAGCCGGGCCGGACGGTGATGCTGGCGGGCCGGACGCCCCGGCCGCGCAACCCTGCGGCGGTGGCGCTGCTGGACCGGCTGGCCGGTGGCGGTGGTCCGGAGTGA
- a CDS encoding TetR/AcrR family transcriptional regulator: protein MAKATDGSGTPVPQRLLAAATRLFAEQGYDRTSVQEIVEAAGVTKGALYHYFGSKEDLLQEVYARVLRLQQERLDAFADADAPVEQRLREAAADVVVTTIENLDDASIFFRSMHHLSPEKNKQVRLERRRYHERFRALVEEGQRSGVFSTATPADLIVDYHFGSVHHLSTWYRPDGPLTQQEVADHLADLLLRALRP, encoded by the coding sequence ATGGCCAAGGCGACGGACGGGAGCGGCACCCCCGTTCCCCAGCGGCTGCTCGCCGCCGCCACCCGGCTCTTCGCGGAACAGGGGTACGACCGCACCTCGGTCCAGGAGATCGTCGAGGCGGCCGGCGTCACCAAGGGCGCGCTCTACCACTACTTCGGCTCCAAGGAGGACCTCCTCCAGGAGGTCTACGCCCGGGTGCTGCGGCTCCAGCAGGAGCGCCTCGACGCCTTCGCGGACGCCGACGCCCCCGTGGAGCAGCGGCTGCGCGAAGCGGCGGCCGACGTGGTCGTCACCACCATCGAGAACCTCGACGACGCCTCGATCTTCTTCCGCTCGATGCACCACCTCAGCCCCGAGAAGAACAAGCAGGTCCGGCTGGAGCGGCGCCGCTACCACGAGCGCTTCCGGGCCCTGGTGGAGGAGGGGCAGCGCAGCGGGGTGTTCTCCACCGCCACCCCGGCGGACCTGATCGTCGACTACCACTTCGGCTCGGTCCACCACCTGTCCACCTGGTACCGCCCCGACGGCCCGCTCACCCAGCAGGAGGTCGCCGACCACCTGGCCGATCTGCTGCTGCGCGCGCTGCGGCCCTGA
- a CDS encoding AMP-binding protein, with the protein MTESIYAAKPWLPLLSEAQRAPVHPAATLVHAFRDSVARSPEHPALAYFDGRLSYRETDALSDSVAGHLAARGLERGDRVAIMLQNSPHFVIALLGAWKAGATVVPLNPMYKSGEVGHVLKDAEVSALICSDRAWASYLRDTAAAAPAVRIALTACELDFQTTSDDRVLNFERLPAAEDADDLVAVARQGLAAPADRELTATDVALISYTSGTSGTPKGAMNAHGNIMVNVERQRTGHPIAEGSAYFALAPLFHITGMVCQLAVCLAHASTLVLAYRFHPGVVLDAFAEHRPAYTVGPSTAFMALAATPGVTPEHFSSFRVISSGGAPLPPALVEKFRAGFGPYIRNGYGLTECTAPCASVPPEREAPVDPVSGTLSVGVPGPDTVVRIIDENGADVPFGEQGEIAVRGPQVVSGYWRLPEATAAAFPDGELRTGDIGFMDRQGWLYVVDRKKDMINASGFKVWPREVEDVLYTHPAVREAAVVGVPDAYRGETVRAYVSLRPGASVEPDELGAYCKERLAAYKYPREVEILAELPKTASGKILRRELRSPR; encoded by the coding sequence ATGACCGAGTCGATCTACGCGGCGAAGCCCTGGCTGCCGCTGCTCAGCGAGGCCCAGCGGGCCCCCGTCCACCCGGCCGCGACCCTGGTGCACGCCTTCCGGGACTCGGTGGCCCGCAGCCCTGAGCACCCGGCGCTCGCCTACTTCGACGGGCGCCTCAGCTACCGCGAGACCGACGCGCTCTCCGACTCCGTGGCCGGCCACCTCGCCGCCCGGGGGCTGGAGCGCGGCGACCGGGTCGCGATCATGCTGCAGAACTCGCCGCACTTCGTCATCGCCCTTCTGGGCGCCTGGAAGGCCGGGGCGACCGTCGTCCCGCTCAACCCGATGTACAAGTCCGGCGAGGTCGGCCATGTGCTGAAGGACGCCGAGGTCTCCGCGCTGATCTGCTCGGACCGGGCCTGGGCGTCGTATCTGCGGGACACGGCGGCCGCCGCCCCGGCCGTCCGGATCGCGCTCACGGCCTGCGAGCTCGACTTCCAGACCACGAGCGACGACCGGGTGCTGAACTTCGAGAGGCTGCCCGCCGCCGAGGACGCCGACGATCTGGTCGCCGTCGCGCGGCAGGGGCTCGCGGCCCCCGCCGACCGGGAGCTCACGGCCACCGACGTGGCGCTGATCAGCTACACCTCCGGGACCAGCGGCACCCCCAAGGGCGCCATGAACGCGCACGGCAACATCATGGTCAACGTCGAGCGCCAGCGCACCGGCCACCCCATCGCCGAGGGCTCCGCCTACTTCGCGCTCGCCCCGCTCTTCCACATCACCGGCATGGTGTGCCAGCTGGCCGTCTGCCTCGCCCATGCGAGCACCCTCGTCCTCGCGTACCGCTTCCACCCCGGCGTCGTCCTCGACGCCTTCGCCGAGCACCGCCCCGCCTACACCGTCGGCCCCTCCACCGCCTTCATGGCGCTCGCCGCGACCCCCGGAGTCACGCCCGAGCACTTCTCCTCGTTCCGGGTGATCTCCTCCGGCGGCGCACCGCTGCCGCCCGCGCTCGTGGAGAAGTTCCGGGCGGGCTTCGGCCCGTACATCCGCAACGGCTACGGCCTCACCGAGTGCACCGCGCCCTGCGCCTCCGTACCGCCCGAGCGGGAGGCCCCCGTGGACCCGGTCTCCGGCACCCTCTCGGTCGGCGTGCCGGGCCCGGACACGGTGGTGCGGATCATCGACGAGAACGGCGCGGACGTGCCCTTCGGCGAGCAGGGCGAGATCGCGGTGCGCGGACCGCAGGTCGTCTCCGGCTACTGGCGGCTTCCCGAGGCCACCGCCGCCGCCTTCCCGGACGGCGAACTGCGCACCGGCGACATCGGCTTCATGGACCGCCAGGGCTGGCTCTACGTCGTCGACCGCAAGAAGGACATGATCAACGCCTCCGGCTTCAAGGTCTGGCCGCGCGAGGTGGAGGACGTCCTCTACACCCATCCCGCCGTCCGCGAGGCGGCCGTCGTGGGCGTCCCCGACGCCTACCGGGGCGAAACGGTCCGCGCCTACGTCAGCCTGCGGCCCGGCGCCTCGGTGGAACCGGACGAACTGGGCGCGTACTGCAAGGAACGGCTCGCCGCGTACAAGTACCCGCGCGAAGTCGAGATCCTGGCCGAACTCCCCAAGACGGCGAGTGGGAAGATCCTCAGGCGGGAACTGCGTTCACCCCGGTAG